The following proteins are co-located in the Chloroflexota bacterium genome:
- a CDS encoding NAD(P)/FAD-dependent oxidoreductase: MADVAVIGAGALGMAGARRLAQGGARVTIFEREGQAGGLTAGFKVGGTWLDKFYHHIFRTDTRMIGLFDELGLGDRMQWYRPPTAVLRDGAIRRFDGPLEVLKFSPLSLPARVRLGAAVAALKLIPDPERFEGQTAVQWLKRWMGQEAYEVIWEPQIRGKFGEYAERIAMPWFWARIHDRTPQLGYPRGGFQQIYEALAADIQRRGGTLQLNTAVERIERRGEKLVIETAAGPSEYDAVLCSLPTRLFVQVTQGLPAEYVARFSQSGEHISAHVLILELDRQLQSAYWVSVADPGYPFVALVEHTNWMPASEYGGRHLVYLGNYLPNDHELFSLSDAEVLERFLPHLSRVNPAFDRSWVKAAHVFAAPYAQPIVGVGYREGLPPYRTPVPGVWLANMGHVYPHDRGQNYSAILGEEVAEKILAELPS; encoded by the coding sequence ATGGCAGATGTGGCGGTGATCGGCGCTGGGGCGCTGGGAATGGCCGGGGCACGACGGCTGGCGCAGGGTGGCGCTCGCGTGACGATCTTCGAGCGCGAGGGGCAGGCCGGCGGCCTGACCGCCGGCTTCAAGGTCGGCGGGACGTGGCTCGACAAGTTCTATCACCACATCTTCCGCACCGATACCCGCATGATCGGCCTGTTCGACGAGCTGGGCCTGGGCGACCGGATGCAGTGGTATCGCCCGCCGACGGCCGTCCTGCGTGATGGTGCGATTCGCCGCTTCGATGGCCCGCTCGAAGTCCTCAAGTTCAGCCCGCTCTCGCTGCCGGCCCGCGTGCGCCTCGGCGCGGCGGTGGCCGCTCTCAAGCTCATCCCCGATCCGGAGCGCTTCGAGGGGCAGACCGCTGTCCAGTGGCTCAAGCGGTGGATGGGCCAGGAGGCGTATGAGGTCATCTGGGAGCCGCAGATTCGGGGCAAGTTCGGAGAGTACGCCGAGAGGATCGCGATGCCCTGGTTCTGGGCCAGAATCCACGACCGAACCCCGCAGCTTGGCTATCCGCGCGGCGGCTTCCAGCAGATCTACGAGGCGCTGGCCGCCGATATCCAGCGGCGCGGCGGCACGCTCCAGTTAAACACCGCCGTCGAGCGGATCGAGCGGCGCGGCGAGAAGCTGGTGATCGAGACGGCCGCCGGCCCATCCGAGTACGATGCCGTGCTCTGCTCCCTGCCGACGCGTCTCTTCGTGCAGGTCACCCAGGGGCTTCCCGCCGAGTACGTCGCACGGTTCAGCCAGTCCGGCGAGCATATCTCGGCCCACGTACTGATCCTCGAACTGGACCGCCAGCTACAGTCGGCCTACTGGGTCAGCGTGGCCGACCCTGGCTATCCGTTCGTGGCGCTGGTCGAGCACACCAACTGGATGCCGGCCTCGGAGTACGGCGGCCGCCACCTGGTGTACCTCGGGAACTACCTCCCGAACGACCATGAGCTGTTCAGCCTCTCCGACGCCGAGGTGCTGGAGCGCTTCCTGCCGCACCTGTCGCGGGTGAACCCTGCCTTTGACCGCTCCTGGGTCAAGGCCGCGCACGTCTTCGCCGCGCCGTACGCCCAGCCGATTGTCGGCGTCGGCTACCGCGAGGGGCTGCCGCCGTACCGCACGCCCGTGCCGGGCGTCTGGCTGGCGAACATGGGGCACGTCTACCCGCATGACCGTGGGCAGAACTACAGCGCGATCCTCGGCGAAGAGGTGGCTGAGAAGATCCTGGCGGAACTGCCAAGCTGA
- a CDS encoding extracellular solute-binding protein — protein sequence MGIRVTRRRLLAGVSAGVAAGLLRLCQPDDAPVAVAAPLVPARQVSPAQTPSVVTIHWLLPADLGLERDFALSFIQQFNRQTDDLEIEATFEPWATYPAALAAALTSDAPPDLVHLGAEIVQEHGLHGLLTDLLPRMRQTGPAPEAFFPYLVEQMTDFRTRSRVWAVPKEGHLYVVYCNKELFDRAGVPYPRPGWTLEEFREAARRLTLDENGNPVTSPRFNPRRIACWGMDWGSSGADAPLPGLDHWQMLAWAQAGPWFSDDLRRGQLADPDHIAFVRQIVEMRCQDRVIPGVEVRLPDDNGDRWRQGQVAMCIAHYAQTYFYERERRRFDYDIVPAPAGPRGQFAAGTGSGWAIPSRSTQPDAAWALLRFLVAPAQQLPVVRAKRWGAALISTAEALQPENGVPAGFRAALLDPLFGRSAVQVRPIRYPPYLEQMAQIWRGEFGDLFSCSPVDLAEALRRAEPRIQALLDRAWTV from the coding sequence ATGGGTATTCGGGTCACCCGGCGGCGGCTCCTGGCAGGCGTCTCCGCCGGGGTCGCCGCCGGGCTGCTGCGCCTGTGCCAACCTGACGACGCGCCAGTCGCCGTCGCTGCGCCGCTCGTGCCAGCCCGGCAGGTCTCCCCCGCGCAGACGCCGAGCGTGGTGACCATCCACTGGCTGTTGCCCGCCGATCTTGGCCTGGAGCGGGATTTTGCCCTCAGCTTCATCCAGCAGTTCAACCGCCAGACCGACGATCTGGAGATCGAGGCCACGTTCGAGCCGTGGGCGACCTACCCGGCCGCGCTCGCCGCCGCCCTCACCAGCGATGCGCCGCCGGACCTCGTGCATCTGGGGGCGGAGATCGTGCAGGAGCACGGGCTGCACGGCCTGCTGACCGACCTGCTGCCCCGCATGCGGCAGACCGGACCGGCGCCAGAAGCCTTCTTCCCCTACCTGGTGGAGCAGATGACGGACTTCCGGACGCGCTCCCGCGTCTGGGCCGTCCCCAAGGAGGGGCACCTCTACGTCGTCTACTGCAACAAGGAGCTGTTCGACCGCGCCGGCGTGCCCTACCCACGGCCGGGCTGGACCCTCGAAGAGTTCCGCGAGGCCGCCCGCCGCCTGACGCTCGACGAGAACGGCAATCCCGTGACCAGCCCGCGGTTCAACCCGCGGCGCATCGCCTGCTGGGGCATGGATTGGGGCAGCAGCGGAGCGGACGCCCCGCTGCCGGGCCTCGATCACTGGCAGATGCTGGCCTGGGCGCAGGCCGGGCCGTGGTTCAGTGACGATCTGCGGCGGGGCCAGCTTGCCGATCCTGACCACATCGCCTTTGTACGCCAGATTGTCGAGATGCGCTGCCAGGATCGTGTCATCCCAGGGGTCGAGGTGCGCCTCCCTGACGACAATGGCGACCGCTGGCGTCAGGGGCAGGTGGCGATGTGCATCGCCCACTACGCGCAGACCTACTTCTACGAGCGGGAGCGCCGCCGCTTCGACTACGACATCGTGCCGGCGCCGGCCGGGCCGCGCGGGCAGTTCGCTGCCGGTACCGGTAGTGGCTGGGCCATCCCCAGCCGTTCGACGCAGCCGGACGCCGCCTGGGCCTTGCTGCGGTTCCTGGTGGCGCCCGCGCAGCAATTGCCCGTTGTGCGAGCCAAGCGCTGGGGCGCAGCGCTCATCTCGACCGCCGAAGCCCTGCAGCCGGAGAACGGCGTGCCGGCCGGGTTCAGGGCCGCGCTCCTCGATCCGCTGTTCGGGCGGTCCGCGGTGCAGGTTCGCCCGATCCGCTATCCTCCCTACCTCGAGCAGATGGCGCAGATCTGGCGGGGGGAGTTCGGCGACCTCTTCAGTTGCAGCCCCGTCGACCTTGCCGAGGCGCTCCGTCGGGCCGAGCCGCGGATCCAGGCCCTGCTGGACCGGGCCTGGACGGTCTGA
- a CDS encoding VOC family protein, with the protein MAQVLNGVGIVVADMARSLDFYRRLGLDVPETPHEGHVDIALPNGFRLMLDSEAEMRTFMPGWVRQHGNLFSLAFQCDSPSEVDAVYGEIVGAGYCGDKEPWDAFWGQRYAKLLDPDGVPVDLYATLEM; encoded by the coding sequence ATGGCACAGGTGCTCAACGGCGTCGGCATCGTCGTCGCCGACATGGCCCGATCGCTCGACTTCTACCGACGACTCGGCCTCGACGTGCCCGAGACCCCGCATGAGGGGCACGTCGACATCGCGCTGCCGAACGGGTTTCGGCTGATGCTGGACTCAGAGGCCGAGATGCGGACGTTCATGCCCGGGTGGGTTCGCCAGCACGGCAACCTGTTCAGCCTGGCCTTTCAGTGCGATAGCCCGTCGGAGGTCGACGCGGTCTATGGTGAGATAGTCGGCGCGGGCTATTGCGGCGACAAGGAGCCGTGGGACGCCTTCTGGGGGCAGCGCTACGCCAAGCTGCTCGACCCAGATGGCGTGCCCGTAGACCTCTACGCCACGCTGGAGATGTGA
- a CDS encoding VOC family protein, with protein MASLIEGVTYAILPTDDMPRARQFFTEKLGLSTEDDQGDIFSQFTTRAGTMWAIVSRPSHAVPRGVELYLEVTDVDEAFRTWTARGVETITEPADAPFGRTFAFKDADGRVLHAWAPLQGR; from the coding sequence ATGGCCTCGCTGATCGAGGGCGTGACCTACGCCATTCTCCCGACGGATGACATGCCTCGTGCCCGCCAGTTCTTCACCGAGAAGCTCGGCCTGAGCACCGAGGACGACCAGGGCGACATCTTCAGCCAGTTCACCACGCGGGCGGGTACGATGTGGGCCATCGTGTCGCGGCCGTCGCACGCCGTTCCCCGGGGTGTCGAGCTGTATCTGGAGGTGACGGACGTGGACGAGGCGTTCCGCACCTGGACGGCTCGGGGCGTGGAGACGATCACCGAGCCGGCGGATGCGCCGTTCGGACGGACATTCGCCTTCAAGGACGCGGATGGCCGGGTGCTGCATGCCTGGGCGCCGCTTCAGGGGCGCTGA
- a CDS encoding NUDIX hydrolase encodes MDFVTSSRCLVLRDDAVLVQRDRDSTHILPGGRREADESPLETAHREVAEESGWIIADPVLVGFMHFAHLTPKPSGYAYPYPDFVQVVYMARAREFVADARLDDGYEVETVFRSIAEVQDMGLPASQRLFLDAALRLRELQSQ; translated from the coding sequence TTGGACTTCGTCACATCGTCGCGTTGCCTTGTACTCAGGGACGATGCTGTATTGGTTCAGCGCGACCGAGACAGCACTCACATCCTGCCGGGAGGTCGACGCGAGGCGGACGAATCTCCGTTGGAAACCGCCCATCGCGAAGTCGCGGAAGAGTCGGGTTGGATCATCGCAGACCCGGTGCTTGTCGGTTTCATGCACTTCGCTCACCTCACTCCGAAGCCGTCAGGATACGCCTACCCTTATCCTGACTTCGTGCAAGTCGTGTACATGGCCCGGGCGAGGGAGTTTGTGGCGGACGCGAGGCTCGATGACGGGTACGAAGTCGAAACGGTGTTTCGCTCCATCGCTGAAGTTCAAGACATGGGGCTTCCAGCGAGCCAGCGGCTGTTTCTCGATGCGGCGCTTCGCTTGCGTGAGTTGCAGTCCCAGTAA
- a CDS encoding amidohydrolase — MSSPSAPALRHRMDPPIRQEWLAQWQEEIIEPELPIVDPHHHLWDVPDWDTRYLLDELLADLNTGHTITATVFLQCWSMHRAGGPEAMQPVGETEFVNGIAAMSASGNYGPTRVCAGIVGFADLLLGAHVQEVLEAHIQAAGGPGGRFKGIRHAVAWDAEVGASAQVQPGLLGDPTFREGFSRLAPLGLSFDAWLYHPQLDELTALARAYPDTPIVLNHIGAPLGVGPYAGRRDEVFQTWAQSIRELATCQNVHVKLGGMGMGRYGNGFHELPRPPSSEALAAACQPYVDTCVEAFGSARCMFESNFPVDKGAYPYAAYWNACKRLAQGASASVKADLFRDTATRFYRL; from the coding sequence ATGTCGTCTCCGAGTGCGCCCGCCCTCAGGCACCGCATGGACCCGCCCATTCGCCAGGAGTGGCTGGCGCAGTGGCAGGAAGAGATCATCGAGCCAGAGCTGCCGATCGTGGACCCGCACCATCACCTGTGGGACGTGCCCGACTGGGACACCCGCTACCTGCTCGACGAACTCCTGGCCGATCTGAACACCGGGCACACCATCACCGCGACGGTGTTCTTGCAGTGCTGGTCGATGCACCGCGCCGGCGGCCCCGAGGCGATGCAGCCGGTGGGCGAGACCGAGTTCGTCAACGGCATCGCGGCGATGAGCGCCAGCGGCAACTACGGTCCCACCCGCGTCTGCGCCGGCATTGTGGGCTTTGCCGACTTGCTGCTCGGCGCGCACGTCCAGGAGGTGCTCGAAGCGCACATCCAGGCCGCCGGCGGCCCGGGCGGACGGTTCAAGGGCATCCGCCACGCCGTGGCCTGGGACGCCGAGGTTGGCGCAAGCGCCCAGGTCCAGCCCGGCCTGCTCGGCGATCCCACCTTCCGCGAGGGTTTCTCCCGGCTCGCACCGCTCGGCCTCTCCTTCGACGCCTGGCTCTACCATCCGCAGCTCGACGAGCTGACCGCCCTGGCCCGCGCCTACCCGGACACGCCCATCGTGCTGAACCACATCGGCGCGCCGCTCGGCGTCGGGCCGTACGCCGGCCGCCGCGACGAGGTGTTCCAGACCTGGGCACAGTCGATCCGCGAGCTGGCGACCTGCCAGAACGTCCACGTCAAGCTCGGCGGCATGGGGATGGGCCGCTACGGCAACGGCTTCCACGAGCTGCCGCGGCCACCATCCTCTGAAGCGCTCGCCGCAGCGTGCCAGCCGTACGTGGACACCTGTGTTGAAGCGTTCGGCTCAGCGCGCTGCATGTTCGAGAGCAACTTCCCGGTCGACAAGGGCGCGTACCCCTACGCGGCGTACTGGAACGCCTGCAAGCGGCTCGCCCAGGGGGCCAGCGCGAGCGTCAAAGCGGACCTGTTCCGCGACACGGCCACGCGCTTCTACCGGCTGTAG
- a CDS encoding VOC family protein: MEARVSLVTLGTRDLQRSISFYRDGLGWPMAEFGAETGQVAFFRTGGTILTVYLRHLLAEEAGQSPEGSGFGGIVLSHNVRTRDEVDTAIAEVERAGGSVLRPARAMDWGGYCGHVADPDGHIWEIAWNPGFPILEDGTLQLP; the protein is encoded by the coding sequence ATGGAAGCACGCGTTTCGCTGGTGACGCTCGGCACGCGCGACTTGCAGCGGTCGATCAGCTTTTACCGCGATGGCCTGGGTTGGCCGATGGCCGAGTTCGGCGCGGAGACCGGGCAGGTGGCGTTCTTCCGGACCGGCGGCACGATCCTGACCGTCTACTTGCGCCACCTGCTGGCCGAGGAGGCCGGACAATCACCGGAGGGCAGCGGGTTCGGCGGCATCGTGCTCTCGCACAACGTCCGCACCCGCGACGAGGTGGACACGGCGATCGCCGAGGTCGAGCGGGCCGGCGGCTCGGTGTTGCGGCCGGCCCGAGCGATGGACTGGGGCGGTTACTGCGGGCACGTGGCCGACCCGGACGGGCACATCTGGGAGATCGCCTGGAACCCCGGTTTCCCAATCCTGGAAGACGGGACGCTCCAACTGCCGTAG
- a CDS encoding amidohydrolase: MAVDQERLSWLASATASKQDRYTAHSDEIWEYAELRFQEKKSVAAQMALMEAEGFAITPNVAGIPTAFMAEAGSGAPIIGFLGEYDALAGLSQQAGAPAPQPLVAGAAGQGCGHNLLGAGSMLAAVLVREYLAANNLPGTIRYYGCPGEEGGSGKTFMARDGAFDDLDAAFCWHAGSFNAVMSVRTLANIQVYYRFKGQASHAAGSPHLGRSALDAVELMNVGVNYLREHMPTDCRVHYAVTNTGGISPNVVQANAEVLYLVRAPNVVQARALYERVCKVAQGAAMMTETELTIEVDKACSDVLPNATLELDLYDNLKAMGAVPFDAADRAYAEQIRASFTEEHIRSSIDTYGADVPLDLPLHDGLVPFDGTALQRAGSTDVGDVSWITPTAQVYGACWAIGTPGHSWQVVAQGKSPAAHKAMLHAARSIAATALDAILTPELLEKAKAELREKTAGKPYLCPIPADVVPPSQRG, from the coding sequence ATGGCAGTCGATCAGGAGCGCCTGTCGTGGCTTGCTTCGGCCACGGCCAGCAAGCAGGACAGGTACACCGCGCACAGCGACGAAATCTGGGAGTACGCCGAGCTACGCTTTCAAGAGAAGAAGTCGGTCGCCGCGCAGATGGCGCTGATGGAGGCCGAGGGCTTCGCCATCACCCCCAACGTGGCGGGCATCCCGACGGCCTTCATGGCCGAGGCTGGCAGTGGCGCTCCGATCATCGGCTTCCTGGGCGAGTACGACGCGCTGGCCGGTCTGAGCCAGCAGGCCGGCGCGCCGGCGCCCCAGCCGCTGGTGGCCGGCGCCGCCGGCCAGGGGTGCGGCCACAACCTGCTGGGGGCCGGCTCGATGCTGGCCGCCGTGCTGGTCAGGGAGTACCTCGCGGCCAACAACCTGCCCGGCACGATTCGCTACTACGGCTGCCCTGGCGAGGAAGGCGGCTCCGGCAAGACGTTTATGGCCCGAGACGGCGCGTTTGACGACCTGGACGCCGCCTTCTGCTGGCACGCCGGCTCGTTCAACGCCGTGATGTCCGTGCGGACGCTGGCGAACATCCAGGTCTACTACCGGTTCAAGGGCCAGGCCTCGCACGCCGCCGGCTCGCCGCACCTGGGCCGCAGCGCCCTGGATGCCGTCGAGTTGATGAACGTCGGCGTGAACTACCTGCGCGAGCACATGCCCACGGACTGCCGCGTCCACTACGCCGTGACCAACACCGGCGGCATCTCCCCTAACGTGGTGCAGGCGAACGCCGAGGTGCTCTACCTCGTGCGTGCCCCCAACGTCGTGCAGGCCCGCGCCCTCTACGAGCGCGTCTGCAAGGTGGCCCAGGGCGCGGCCATGATGACCGAGACGGAGCTGACCATCGAGGTTGACAAGGCCTGCTCGGACGTGCTGCCGAACGCGACCCTGGAGCTGGACCTTTACGACAACCTCAAGGCGATGGGGGCGGTGCCGTTCGACGCCGCCGACCGTGCCTACGCCGAGCAGATCCGGGCCTCCTTCACCGAGGAGCACATCCGGAGCAGCATCGACACCTACGGCGCGGATGTCCCGCTCGATCTGCCGCTGCATGACGGGCTGGTGCCGTTCGACGGGACGGCGCTTCAACGGGCCGGCTCCACCGACGTGGGCGACGTGAGCTGGATCACGCCGACCGCCCAGGTCTACGGCGCGTGCTGGGCCATCGGCACGCCGGGCCACAGCTGGCAGGTGGTGGCGCAGGGCAAGTCGCCGGCGGCCCACAAGGCGATGCTCCACGCCGCGCGGTCGATCGCCGCCACGGCCCTGGATGCCATCCTGACGCCGGAGCTGCTGGAGAAGGCGAAGGCCGAGCTGCGCGAGAAGACGGCCGGCAAGCCGTACCTCTGCCCGATCCCGGCTGACGTCGTGCCGCCGTCGCAGCGCGGCTAG